The Archangium lipolyticum genome contains a region encoding:
- the rpmB gene encoding 50S ribosomal protein L28 has protein sequence MAWKCDICGKRPLVGNNVSHANNKTKKRTLPNLQKIRASVEGRTERVLACTRCIKAGKVTKAA, from the coding sequence CTGCGGGAAGCGGCCGCTGGTGGGCAACAACGTCAGCCACGCGAACAACAAGACCAAGAAGCGGACCCTCCCGAATCTTCAGAAGATCCGGGCGTCCGTCGAGGGTCGGACGGAGCGCGTGTTGGCCTGCACCCGCTGCATCAAGGCGGGCAAGGTGACGAAGGCGGCCTGA